One Anopheles marshallii chromosome 3, idAnoMarsDA_429_01, whole genome shotgun sequence genomic region harbors:
- the LOC128712056 gene encoding 4'-phosphopantetheine phosphatase yields MTTEGNPTAEGFSHCTLLASVDAYRPDTLDLYQDPEASQYWFACFNDMLSKFERQAMASQSSDPSAKPRAQYFREHCVEVFNQLQKDKRNTKSLGIRNLLEVIESGLRKFGFDDPWKEQKTLENKASIGLLKNRLQQLDSIASEREKWTEIVRGVLAGNMFDWGAKAVTKILEANNGFGLQQALDRIQKRPWLIDDLDSWLNRMEQEPPHRCATIFTDNAGIDFVLGIVPLVRELLKRNTKVLLCATINPAINDITYSELTGTIADCCKECEILQNAYSVEHRLLLYGNDQIGPCLDFRMISKDLSVAIEQNSVDLLIIVGMARALHTNLYAKFVCETFKLAVVKNEWLANRLGGETFSVVCKYER; encoded by the exons atgacCACGGAGGGAAACCCCACAGCGGAAGGCTTCTCGCACTGTACCCTGTTGGCAAGCGTCGATGCGTACAGGCCCGATACGCTCGATCTTTATCAGGATCCGGAGGCGAGCCAATATTGGTTCGCTTGCTTCAACGATATGTTGTCCAAATTCGAGCGACAGGCGATGGCAAGCCAATCGAGCGATCCCAGCGCGAAACCCCGTGCTCAATATTTCCGGGAACACTGCGTGGAAGTATTCAACCAGCTGCAGAAGGATAAACG TAACACGAAATCATTAGGCATCAGAAATCTGCTGGAGGTGATTGAAAGCGGACTGCGAAAGTTTGGCTTCGATGATCCATGGAAGGAACAGAAAACACTCGAAAATAAAGCATCCATTGGCCTTCTAAAGAATCGACTACAACAACTGGATAGCATAGCAAGCGAAAGGGAAAAGTGGACCGAAATTGTCCGTGGTGTATTAGCTG GTAATATGTTTGATTGGGGCGCTAAGGCTGTGACAAAAATCTTAGAAGCAAATAATGGTTTCGGCCTCCAACAGGCGCTGGATCGGATACAAAAAAGACCCTGGTTAATAGACGATTTGGACAGCTGGCTCAACAGGATGGAG CAAGAGCCACCACACCGATGTGCTACGATTTTTACGGATAATGCTGGTATAGATTTTGTGTTGGGTATTGTACCTTTAGTGCGCGAATTGTTGAAACGCAACACGAAAGTATTGCTGTGCGCCACAATTAACCCAGCGATCAATGATATAACTTACTCAGAGCTAACCGGGACCATTGCCGACTGCTGCAAGGAATGTGAGATCCTGCAGAACGCCTACAGCGTAGAACATCGATTGTTGCTGTACGGCAACGATCAAATTGGACCATGTCTTGACTTTAGAATGATATCAAAAG ATTTATCGGTGGCCATCGAACAAAATAGCGTCGATCTATTAATAATTGTTGGAATGGCACGTGCATTACACACCAATCTGTACGCGAAATTCGTATGCGAAACATTTAAACTCGCCGTCGTAAAGAATGAATGGCTGGCAAACCGGTTAGGTGGAGAAACATTTTCTGTGGTATGTAAATATGAAAGGTAA
- the LOC128713875 gene encoding U4/U6.U5 small nuclear ribonucleoprotein 27 kDa protein, with the protein MPSSPKRRKERERPRRRKRSRDRSDRDRSGGRDRKRSSERERDRDRDRDRGRRKSRSRSRSRSRSRSYERNLDKPTSSRRAAQMKPMVPESELEGKTPEEQEMLKTMGFCGFDSTKGKKVEGNDVGEVHVILKRKYRQYMNRKGGFNRPLDFVA; encoded by the exons ATGCCTTCGTCGCCCAAGCGCAGGAAGGAACGCGAACGTCCCAGACGCCGAAAGCGTTCCAGGGATCGGAGCGACAGAGATCGATCCGGAGGGCG TGACCGCAAACGTTCATCTGAACGGGAAAGGGATCGAGACCGTGATCGGGACCGAGGCAGACGGAAGTCGCGATCCAGATCCAGATCGCGTTCGAGATCGAG GTCGTACGAACGCAATCTAGATAAACCGACGTCCTCGCGTCGTGCTGCCCAAATGAAGCCCATGGTACCGGAATCTGAACTTGAAGGCAAAACACCCGAAGAACAAGAAATGCTTAAAACGATGGGCTTCTGCGGGTTCGATTCTACAAAGGGCAAAAAGGTCGAAGGCAACGATGTCGGTGAAGTGCATGTCATATTGAAGCGCAAATATCGGCAGTATATGAATCGCAAAGGAGGATTTAATCGGCCGCTGGACTTCGTGGCATAA
- the LOC128712169 gene encoding beta-alanine-activating enzyme, whose product MELIDKGIFKTFSKQIAIRYYNSSLTISEINYEQLWSDMKKVARVLKEQNIAGKIVGVQLHHCPALIAVIGGIIISGNCFYCIDSQAVDRILPEYGLCAAFFLENLGPNRMYDGLQMLLGLRILTLPLMLLLDLSRVESYPDFAFCVTTSGSTGRPKTVLVPKACIMPNVLSLSDRFELCERDVIFVCSPPTFDPFVVDILMGLHAGATLLLVDNSIRLSATRLLSLLFPGVTVMQMTPSIFTRWKADEMEHIIFGSQTTLRILVLGGEQFPMLKKPAECLVTVYNIYGITEVSCWSMIQKVSPENGALVALGEPLDRSIMLQLRSLEDESLKAETNMNGSTIGHLYIGSCSRKCFILGKNNENDDTLGDERPIYRPTGDVVELTKEGNYYYRDRCKRTIKRFGCRVSLSELEAVVHRHSAVQQCAACFISEHHRLLLFYTTDNDDRSIQDTIWNELRAKLRPEKLPDELHRIEQIPLSSHGKVCAKGLERIYENLKLTLADDRTSAVDYFRAELSSMGIAHEHACERHNVKDNGIKKLKPNSSFIDRGGTSFAALRLHNTLEEKFKVQLPQLITLLIDPSIPLEMALKYVESKVSGANTDLMGAHEKSNIPNDHKLTIVKQYNLEKCVDSRPSITFCPNVGYILTIGSHSGMLLTINTDTDAVLSCIVLPDRVECGVSFFTTEENVVYGTVGCYDGFLYCFNPLDGSIAWKYDAGAMIKCTPLVLPRTNLIIFGSYSNNYNLHCIVGGQSSPILRWKVQVGNKPIFSQPLSLGDNVDAGLILAATLDGTMAALSVATGHLAWKQISPGNIPIFSTPAFLPAYKRIACCTVDGSFGIYDAIEGIQIAKHKFPGNIFSSFEILQQSHDHIHFIVGCYDRKVHCIEYVPLNGETLLPKWNIEIQSQIYATPCLVGQYLVVCSTSGWINLIDLNEVCDANLERNITAAMKMKGELFSTPLSCGTVVFVGCRDNFLYKICVNV is encoded by the exons ATGGAACTTATTGATaaaggaatttttaaaacgtttaGCAAACAGATTGCGATAAGATATTACAATTCCAGTCTAACTATTTCTGAAATTAACTACGAGCAGCTATGGAGCGACATGAAAAAGGTAGCAAGAGTTTTGAAGGAGCAGAACATCGCAGGAAAAATAGTCGGTGTTCAATTGCATCACTGTCCCGCATTGATTGCCGTTATAGGAGG TATTATCATATCCGGGAACTGTTTCTATTGCATAGATTCACAAGCGGTTGATCGAATTTTGCCCGAGTATGGGCTATGTGCTGCATTCTTTCTGGAAAACCTCGGGCCCAACCGGATGTACGATGGTCTGCAGATGTTATTGGGATTGCGCATTCTCACGCTAccgctgatgctgttgcttgATTTATCACGTGTCGAAAGTTATCCTGATTTTGCCTTTTGTGTAACAACATCCGGTTCGACTGGTCGTCCTAAAACTGTTCTCGTTCCAAAGGCGTGCATAATGCCCAATGTACTATCGCTCAGCGATCGGTTCGAGTTGTGTGAGCGTGATGTTATCTTTGTATGCTCACCTCCAACCTTTGATCCATTTGTTGTCGATATTCTTATGGGATTGCATGCCGGTGCCACACTACTACTGGTTGATAACTCAATACGTTTATCAGCAACACGTCTACTCTCCTTGCTCTTTCCGGGTGTAACAGTAATGCAAATGACACCATCCATATTTACTCGGTGGAAAGCGGATGAAATGGAGCACATCATTTTTGGTTCTCAAACAACACTCAG AATTCTTGTTTTGGGTGGAGAACAGTTTCCAATGCTGAAAAAACCGGCTGAATGCCTGGTGACTGTATACAACATCTACGGCATAACAGAAGTTTCATGTTGGAGCATGATTCAAAAGGTGTCGCCAGAAAATGGCGCTTTGGTTGCACTTGGCGAACCTTTAGATCGTTCGATAATGCTACAATTAAGAAGTTTGGAAGACGAAAGTTTGAAGGCAGAAACAAATATGAATGGTTCCACAATAGGCCATCTTTACATCGGAAGCTGTTCTAGGAAATGCTTTATACTTGGGAAGAATAACGAAAATGACGATACATTAGGCGACGAACGACCAATTTATCGTCCGACCGGTGATGTGGTGGAACTAACCAAAGAAGGCAATTACTATTATCGTGACCGCTGTAAAAGAACGATAAAAAGATTCGGTTGCCGGGTGAGTTTGTCAGAACTGGAAGCCGTGGTACATAGACATTCAGCAGTACAGCAGTGCGCAGCTTGTTTTATTAGTGAACATCATCGATTGCTGCTGTTCTACACAACGGATAACGATGATCGTTCAATACAGGATACAATTTGGAACGAATTGCGCGCGAAACTAAGGCCGGAAAAACTTCCAGATGAGTTACATCGGATCGAACAGATTCCTCTTTCTTCTCATGGCAAAGTTTGTGCAAAGGGGTTGGAACGTATTTACGAAAACTTAAAACTAACCCTTGCTGATGATCGAACCTCAGCAGTGGACTATTTCCGCGCAGAACTTAGCAGTATGGGTATTGCACATGAACATGCATGTGAACGACATAATGTAAAAGATAATGGAATTAAGAAATTGAAACCCAACTCATCGTTTATTGATCGTGGAGGAACATCTTTTGCCGCCCTTCGCTTGCACAACactttggaagaaaaatttaAAGTACAATTGCCACAACTTATCACACTGCTGATAGACCCTTCAATTCCGTTGGAGATGGCATTGAAATATGTCGAATCGAAAGTTTCGGGGGCCAACACCGATCTGATGGGCGCGCATGAAAAGTCCAATATTCCCAACGACCACAAGTTAACGATCGTGAAACAATATAATTTAGAAAAATGTGTAGATTCCCGCCCGTCGATAACATTTTGTCCAAATGTTGGGTATATTTTAACCATAGGCAGTCATTCCGGGATGTTGCTAACGATTAACACCGATACGGATGCAGTCCTTTCTTGTATTGTGCTACCGGATCGAGTAGAATGCGGTGTTAGCTTTTTTACAACAGAGGAAAATGTCGTTTATGGTACTGTTGGATGTTATGATGGATTTTTATATTGCTTCAATCCGCTAGACGGGAGCATAGCATGGAAGTACGATGCCGGAGCAATGATCAAATGTACTCCTCTTGTGTTGCCACGTACGAATCTAATCATCTTTGGAAGCTACAGTAACAATTACaatttgcattgcattgtaGGG gGACAATCTAGCCCGATATTGCGATGGAAGGTGCAAGTAGGAAACAAACCTATTTTTTCCCAACCGTTGTCGTTGGGTGATAATGTTGACGCAGGATTAATTTTAGCTGCCACTTTGGATGGTACGATGGCAGCTTTGAGCGTAGCTACAGGGCATTTGGCATGGAAGCAAATATCACCGGGAAACATTCCAATATTCAGCACTCCTGCTTTTTTACCCGCATACAAAAGGATTGCTTGCTGTACAGTGGATGGCTCCTTCGGAATATACGATGCCATTGAAGGAATTCAG ATAGCAAAACACAAGTTTCctggaaatattttttcgtCATTCGAAATATTACAACAGTCTCATGATCATATACATTTCATTGTTGGATGTTACGATCGCAAAGTACACTGCATTGAATATGTTCCCTTGAACGGTGAAACTTTGCTGCCTAAATGGAATATAGAAATTCAATCTCAAATCTATGCAACTCCTTGTTTGGTTGGGCAATATCTGGTAGTGTGCAGCACGTCGGGATGGATTAACttgattgatttgaatgaAGTTTGTGATGCAAACCTAGAACGCAATATTACGGCAGCTATGAAAATGAAGGGTGAGTTATTTTCCACACCCCTTTCATGTGGTACCGTTGTGTTTGTAGGATGTAGAGAtaattttttgtataaaatatgCGTTAACGTGTaa
- the LOC128710861 gene encoding uncharacterized protein LOC128710861, protein MRASHFLGKLRSQETFRWSVGGSGLLENFSRLFWPETKLLNIKLAHQFWFSFPPPGASGGSSSRQADEEKAKERQKNESSDREQHHKQQKLDAANCKREAREIRQLDNELLNQRRAQERERQAQLGSERQAAALAAATTGGPVGATSPPPPSSNSSGDRGFRQTEPFYAESSITTTPGRTPPTTIAEEKSPILAGVKTPLLEDTPFASTNLTLMETLQNSTAPVTPKEEEQRNSVLAGATTNKPPSEKGVPETSQLQDFPKGRQDSTESEISTIYSQSQSDACHKMMCRAPIASLDCMEEFSGTTAQLDFGRSTSLGSNPAIQIRSNATTTPGLRYKNLGKSGLRVSNVGLGTWPIFSPGVSEEQAEAILRLAVDSGINLFDLSEAHSGTRAEIELGKIIQKAGWKRTSFVITTKIYWSTKSEERGLSRKHIIESVQASLQRLQLPYIDVILVHKADSMCPMEEIVRAMNYVISQGWSMYWGTARWSPVEIMEAYTNCRQFNCVTPIVEQSEYHMFCREKAELYLPEMYNKIGVGFMAWGPLSMCLGDAQNGEKLWIPKGSLKSKSQSYSWIEDEVNKEDPQDEARRLYDKARDISNLAEKLGCNAVQLSIAWSLKHEPVQCLLLGATSPEQLHQSLQALQLLPRLSTGVMLEIERILENKPVRPPPISTLALR, encoded by the exons ATGCGCGCCAGCCATTTCCTCGGTAAACTCAGGTCACAAGAGACATTCCGGTGGTCGGTCGGTGGTTCGGGATTGTTAGAAAATTTCAGTCGTTTATTTTGGCCAGAAACAAAGTTAT TGAATATCAAACTGGCTCATCAGTTTTGGTTCTCGTTTCCGCCGCCAGGGGCGTCTGGTGGGAGTTCTTCAA GGCAAGCCGATGAAGAAAAGGCAAAGGAACGGCAGAAAAATGAGTCCTCTGATCGGGAGCAGCACCACAAGCAACAGAAGCTCGACGCCGCCAACTGCAAG CGAGAGGCACGGGAAATAAGGCAGCTCGACAACGAACTGTTGAATCAACGTAGAGCCCAAGAAAGGGAACGGCAGGCACAGCTAGGTTCGGAACGACAAGCGGCAGCATTGGCCGCTGCTACTACAGGTGGTCCCGTCGGTGCcacatcgccaccaccaccatcgtcgAACAGTTCGGGCGACAGGGGTTTCCGCCAAACGGAACCATTCTACGCGGAGAGCAGCATTACGACGACACCGGGCCGTACGCCACCGACCACTATAGCCGAGGAAAAATCCCCCATACTAGCCGGTGTGAAAACACCGCTGCTCGAAGACACGCCATTCGCTAGCACGAACCTAACGCTGATGGAAACGTTGCAAAACAGTACGGCGCCAGTGACACCGAAGGAG GAAGAGCAACGTAAttcggtcctggccggggcaACTACGAATAAACCACCGTCAGAAAAGGGAGTTCCAGAGACATCGCAACTGCAAGACTTTCCCAAAGGTCGCCAGGATTCAACGGAAAGCGAAATTTCGACAATATACTCTCAGTCACAATCGGATGCCTGCCATAAGATGAT GTGCCGTGCTCCCATAGCTTCACTCGATTGCATGGAGGAATTTAGTGGCACGACTGCTCAGCTTGATTTCG GTCGTTCCACCAGTTTGGGGTCCAATCCGGCCATACAGATACGCAGCAATGCAACCACTACGCCCGGTTTGCGGTACAAAAATCTCGGCAAAAGTGGCCTGCGCGTCTCTAATGTGGGTCTCGGCACCTGGCCCATTTTCTCGCCGGGCGTATCCGAGGAACAGGCGGAAGCCATCCTGCGCCTGGCCGTTGATAGTGGAATCAATTTGTTCGACCTTTCCGAAGCGCATTCAG GTACACGTGCGGAAATAGAGCTGGGCAAGATTATTCAAAAGGCAGGATGGAAACGGACCAGCTTCGtcataacaacaaaaatttatTGGAGCACAAA ATCCGAAGAGCGAGGATTATCGAGAAAACACATCATCGAAAGTGTCCAAGCGAGCCTGCAAAGGTTGCAGCTGCCATACATCGACGTCATACTGGTGCACAAGGCGGACTCTATGTGTCCGATGGAAG agATTGTGCGAGCAATGAATTACGTCATATCGCAAGGATGGTCGATGTACTGGGGAACAGCGCGCTGGTCGCCCGTGGAG ATCATGGAAGCCTACACAAACTGTCGCCAGTTCAACTGTGTGACACCGATCGTGGAACAGTCGGAATACCACATGTTCTGCCGGGAGAAGGCGGAGCTTTACCTGCCTGAGATGTACAACAAAATCGGTGTCGGATTCATGGCCTGGGGACCACTGTCCATGTGCTTGGGCGATGCACAGAACGGCGAGAAGCTCTGGATACCGAAGGGATCGCTGAAAAGCAAAAGCCAAAGCTACTCCTGGATCGAGGATGAAGTAAACAAAGAA GATCCGCAGGACGAAGCGCGCCGGCTGTACGACAAAGCGCGTGACATTAGCAATCTTGCGGAAAAGTTGGGCTGCAATGCGGTACAGCTGTCGATTGCGTGGTCGCTCAAGCATGAACCGGTCCAATGTTTGCTGCTCGGTGCTACCTCTCCGGAACAGCTTCATC
- the LOC128714539 gene encoding iron-sulfur cluster assembly 2 homolog, mitochondrial encodes MNAFVYRRVGISIASLVQRRLLSNAAPDASSVQLSNTCISRLKEICKTNSFLRVTVEGGGCSGFQYKFSVEKQLSGDDLIVSRDGVQVAIDSASIEYLSGATIDYHTELIRSGFRVINNPKADQGCSCGASFTVKLD; translated from the exons ATGAACGCATTCGTGTACAGGCG TGTGGGAATATCCATTGCGTCCTTAGTTCAACGTCGATTGTTGTCGAATGCCGCACCTGATGCAAGTTCCGTACAATTGAGCAATACCTGCATTAGTCGCTTGAAGGAGATTTGCAAAACCAACTCTTTTCTTCGAGTGACAGTCGAGGGAGGTGGATGTTCCGGATTTCAGTACAAATTTTCTGTCGAAAAACAACTCAGTGGCGATGATCTTATCGTGAGTCGCGATGGTGTGCAGGTGGCCATCGATAGTGCATCGATCGAGTATCTAAGTGGCGCCACCATTGACTATCACACGGAACTGATACGTTCCGGATTTCGTGTTATAAACAATCCAAAGGCAGATCAAGGCTGTTCCTGCGGTGCCTCATTTACTGTGAAACTGGACTAA
- the LOC128712243 gene encoding peroxisomal membrane protein PEX13-like: MATNFRNTTLNEERIFGNTSGLNTSGGLISTSHPPPLPPRPQFSGGGGDMMFGNRYGFAGQPGYPGYNPYGGYSSMDYYGARSYGGGYMGQGYGGYGSGGYGGFNNPEHRFIQLAEESSRPAFQILESLVGAVGNVAMMLDSTFFAVTSSFRAVLSVAANLAHLKGTFAQFWSSLAIVRAAVWLYKKLLYKLRITKTDPTIEAFREAFNGSANSEVTGNSTRKHSSSLLAALFMGFMLSVPYMLIKLFAPKVTADTALNDPAQWSDPVEVQVLHKFDASNAQEMSIRTGQIVLLAPKEIQTDRHLLNTGWVLAASADRKSCGIIPLNYVQALKQSVERQ, translated from the exons ATGGCGACGAATTTTAGAAACACAACACTCAACGAGGAAAGGATATTTGGCAATACCAGTGGACTAAACACGTCAGGTGGATTGATTTCTACCAGTCATCCACCTCCTTTACCACCCAGACCCCAGTTCTCGGGTGGTGGGGGTGATATGATGTTTGGTAATCGTTATGGATTTGCTGGCCAACCTGGATACCCCGGGTACAATCCGTATGGTGGATATTCTTCAATGGATTATTACGGAGCCAGGAGCTATGGGGGTGGCTATATGGGCCAAGGATACGGGGGATATGGCAGCGGAGGATACGGTGGATTCAATAATCCCGAACACAG GTTTATTCAACTAGCAGAAGAAAGTTCGCGGCCCGCTTTTCAGATTCTTGAATCACTCGTTGGTGCGGTTGGTAATGTAGCCATGATGCTTGATTCGACCTTCTTTGCCGTTACTAGCTCATTCCGTGCAGTTCTGAGTGTCGCCGCAAACTTAGCACACTTGAAAGGAACATTCGCACAATTCTGGTCATCCCTGGCGATAGTTCGTGCGGCAGTGTGGTTGTACAAAAA GCTGTTGTACAAACTTAGGATAACGAAAACAGATCCCACAATTGAAGCATTCAGGGAAGCTTTCAATGGGTCTGCCAACAGCGAAGTTACCGGTAATAGTACGAGGAAACATTCTTCTTCCCTGTTAGCTGCACTATTCATGGGTTTCATGCTATCCGTACCGTATATGCTTATTAAACTGTTCGCACCAAAAGTGACTGCTGACACTG CATTAAACGATCCCGCCCAGTGGAGCGATCCGGTAGAGGTACAAGTATTGCACAAGTTCGATGCTTCTAACGCTCAAGAGATGTCGATTCGTACGGGACAGATAGTGCTACTAGCACCGAAAGAAATTCAAACCGACCGACACTTGCTTAACACTGGATGGGTACTAGCGGCCTCGGCAGATCGAAAGTCATGCGGTATCATTCCACTAAACTATGTGCAAGCGCTTAAACAATCAGTAGAAAGACAATAG